The stretch of DNA TTTTTATGCTGTTCATCTGTTGCGCCCTCCTTCCCATCGTAGCCCTGGCACTCCTATCTTTCAGCCACGTCACAAAACAGCTCCATGAACAGAGCCAAAGGCGACTGCACCAGGCGAGCAAGGCCGTAGGTATGACCATTTTCGAGCGTCTGTTGTTTCTTGAGGCCGAGATGAAGATGGTCGCCTCCAATATTAGCACGATCTCCTGTTCCTATGTTACCCCTCATACGCCGCCCGAAAGGCGCAGTGAACACTTAGAACAGCGCTTTAAGGGCCTGGTAATTATCAACGATACGGGCAAGTATCTGCCTCTCTTTGATTATATTCACCATCCACCAGAACTGTCCCCAACGGAAAAGCAACACATTCGCTCCGGCGAGACCCTTGTGTCCAGCACGTATCATCCAGACCTCTCGTCGCGCATATTTATGAGTATGGCGCTCGATCCAAAAAACTCGAGCCGAGGGATCCTGTTCGCAGAAATCAACCCCACGTATCTGTGGTGTATAGATAATGAGAACCCGTTGCCACCCATGACCGAACTCTGGGTTTTGGATCACTCAAATAACGTGCTCTTCTCCTCGCTTCCAACTCCAGTATCATTCCCAGAGCAAGTAGCGTTTAAAATGAATCACTCCTCTTCGGGCCAATTCGAATGGATACATGAGGAGAAAAAATACCTTGCAAGTTATTGGTCTATCTCCCTGGAGGGCAAGTTTTTTTCGCCGAAGTGGACAGTAGTGCTGAGCGAATCGAAATCAGATGTGCTTGCACCTATGGCCAATTTCAAAAAAATCTTCCCCTTTATTATCCTCCTATCAATATTGCTGGTGTTACTCCTCAGCATTATCCAGATCCGTAGGGGCCTGATCCCTCTCGAAAAGCTTCAGGAGGGGACCAGGCGCATCGCCACAAAGGATTTCGATAGCCGGGTGACGATCAAAAGCGGTGACGAGTTTGAGGGGCTTGCAGCATCCTTCAATACCATGGCCACTCAATTGGGCAGGCAGTTTAACACCCTGACCACGATGGCTGAGATCGACCGGGCCATCCTTTCCACCTTGGACACCGAGAAAATCACAGATGCGGTGCTCACACGTATGCACGACATTTTCCCTTGTGACTGTGTCAGCATAACCTTACTTGATTCTAACGCTAAGAATACGGCGCGTACCTACATTGGAAACGGCAAGCCAGATAACGAAAGACTGGTGGAAACGATTGACCTTACGCCCGGAGAGATACAAAAAATCAGCGATAATCCAGAAAGTTTATTAATAGAGGGGGCCAAAGACCTCCCACACTATCTCGCCCCCTTGGCCAGGCGCGGCATCAGATCATTTTTGGTCCTGCCCATTTTCCTTAAACAAAGCTTGTCGGGAATCATCACCCTGGGGTATATCAAATCACCTGCACACAACCAAGAAGACCTAGCCCAAGCCCGTCAATTGACCGACCAAGTGGCGGTGGCCCTGTCAAATGCCCGCCTCATTGAGGAATTGAACCAACTCAACTGGGGCACGCTAACAGCTTTAGCCCGGGCCGTCGATGCAAAATCTCCCTGGACAGCGGGCCACTCTGAAAGGGTGACGAAACTGGCTTTGAAGATCGGCCGGGTTTTGGGACTCACCCAGGAAGAAATGGATGACCTGAATCGAGGGGGGCTGTTGCACGACATCGGCAAGATCGGCGTACCAGCCGATATTCTCGACAAGACCGGGAAGTTGACCGACCAAGAGTACCGGCTTATACGTGAACACGTACGCATGGGGGCGCGTATCCTGGAACCCATCGCCGCATACGCCGAAGTCATACCCATAGTGTTGCAGCATC from Deltaproteobacteria bacterium encodes:
- a CDS encoding HD domain-containing protein; protein product: MANFKKIFPFIILLSILLVLLLSIIQIRRGLIPLEKLQEGTRRIATKDFDSRVTIKSGDEFEGLAASFNTMATQLGRQFNTLTTMAEIDRAILSTLDTEKITDAVLTRMHDIFPCDCVSITLLDSNAKNTARTYIGNGKPDNERLVETIDLTPGEIQKISDNPESLLIEGAKDLPHYLAPLARRGIRSFLVLPIFLKQSLSGIITLGYIKSPAHNQEDLAQARQLTDQVAVALSNARLIEELNQLNWGTLTALARAVDAKSPWTAGHSERVTKLALKIGRVLGLTQEEMDDLNRGGLLHDIGKIGVPADILDKTGKLTDQEYRLIREHVRMGARILEPIAAYAEVIPIVLQHHERFDGTGYPDGLAGEAISLGARIFAVADVFDALTSHRPYRHALDRERGIEIIKQGAGSQFDPKIVQAFLEVMAQEDREGGT